One genomic segment of Panicum virgatum strain AP13 chromosome 2N, P.virgatum_v5, whole genome shotgun sequence includes these proteins:
- the LOC120658399 gene encoding uncharacterized protein At4g14100-like has product MHKTKIRPAAYRPLQSQARATAPTRWPPRPLLLLFLFTAAVAAGATAATEKASGPPPSPTPWPERFHAVMFTNLTNYSVASTGPPLRITDLYYDWPRRRNLNLVRHQLSADPLYDVEWNNGTSFYFDSSTCRVERFPVGVLPPWWLSGGGAEYMGRGVTGGIECHVWGKAGFIVYYEEAGTGRPVRWNFIDVTGIEQFVMSFEPGVALEDDEQWQAPAHCFPDDDDEEEEQGEGNDHVASSSETAVWDGLEAASRILRKLAGAAATS; this is encoded by the exons ATGCACAAAACAAAGATAAGGCCTGCTGCCTACCGGCCGCTACAGTCCCAAGCTCGCGCGACGGCGCCCACCCGATGGCCCCCgcggccgctcctcctcctcttcctgttcaccgccgccgtcgccgccggcgccacggcggcgacaGAGAAAGCATCCGGCCCGCCTCCATCGCCGACGCCGTGGCCGGAGCGGTTCCACGCGGTGATGTTCACCAACCTGACCAACTACTCGGTGGCCTCCACGGGCCCGCCGCTCCGCATCACGGACCTCTACTACgactggccgcggcggcgcaaccTCAACCTGGTCCGCCACCAGCTCTCCGCCGACCCGCTCTACGACGTGGAGTGGAACAACGGCACCAGCTTCTACTTCGACTCCTCCACCTGCCGCGTCGAGCGGTTCCCCGTCGGCGTGCTGCCGCCCTGGTGGCTCTCCGGGGGCGGCGCCGAGTACATGGGGCGCGGCGTCACCGGCGGGATCGAGTGCCACGTCTGGGGCAAGGCCGGCTTCATCGTCTACTACGAGGAGGCCGGCACGGGCCGGCCCGTGCGGTGGAACTTCATCGACG TGACGGGGATCGAACAGTTCGTGATGAGCTTCGAGCCCGGCGTGGCGCTGGAGGACGATGAACAGTGGCAAGCGCCCGCGCACTGCTTcccagacgacgacgacgaagaagaagaacaaggggAGGGCAACGATCATGTCGCAAGCAGCAGCGAGACGGCGGTCTGGGATGGGCTTGAGGCGGCCAGCAGGATACTCAGGAAGCTTGCAGGAGCTGCAGCAACGTCTTGA